A region of Stegostoma tigrinum isolate sSteTig4 chromosome 3, sSteTig4.hap1, whole genome shotgun sequence DNA encodes the following proteins:
- the LOC125451339 gene encoding programmed cell death 1 ligand 1-like isoform X4 has product MKTALLLIVLGAHLPLVTAIFMVTAPRSSYIASYGNNITLECQFPVESNFNANQIKVYWHYVLGDGTSRLVYQLINGEPALQAQPREYRERAFLLLDELQRGRAVLEINQVKVSDAGTYRCLIDLNGVDYKETELEVTASYKNIETIKTKETKETEFVCQSVGYPLAEVIWYYANGSDINETANTTHFTGSDGLYNVRSVLRIEAKSNDAYLCMFWNKELNMNTSAILHIKEVEEAGDIFNFPSMKRSYLIATIVVPATILLGFIMIVSCILKSRQSEQVVIDPMITSAETECEPP; this is encoded by the exons ATGAAAACTGCATTGTTACTAATTGTACTAGGAGCTCATTTACCCTTGGTGACAG CTATTTTTATGGTCACAGCCCCCAGATCATCCTACATTGCATCCTACGGGAATAACATTACACTGGAATGTCAGTTTCCAGTTGAATCCAACTTTAATGCAAACCAAATAAAGGTATACTGGCATTACGTGCTGGGTGATGGAACTTCCCGACTAGTTTATCAATTAATTAATGGAGAACCAGCTCTTCAGGCCCAACCTCGGGAATACCGAGAACGAGCTTTTCTGTTGTTGGATGAACTCCAAAGAGGTCGTGCAGTGCTGGAGATTAACCAAGTCAAAGTTTCTGACGCAGGGACCTACCGCTGTCTTATTGATCTCAATGGAGTGGATTATAAAGAGACTGAACTGGAAGTCACAG CTTCTTACAAAAACATAGAGACcatcaaaacaaaagaaacaaaagagacAGAGTTTGTCTGTCAATCTGTAGGATATCCTTTGGCTGAGGTTATCTGGTATTATGCGAATGGATCTGACATTAATGAAACAGCAAATACCACCCACTTTACTGGCTCTGATGGACTGTACAATGTCAGAAGTGTACTAAGAATAGAGGCAAAGAGTAATGATGCTTATTTGTGTATGTTCTGGAATAAGGAGCTTAACATGAATACTTCAGCAATCTTACACATTAAAG AAGTGGAAGAGGCAGGTGACATTTTTAATTTCCCCTCAATGAAGAGGAGTTATCTCATTGCAAcaattgttgttcctgcaacaATTTTACTTGGATTCATTATGATTGTATCCTGCATCCTAAAATCAAGACAAAGTGAGCAAG